The proteins below come from a single Natranaerofaba carboxydovora genomic window:
- a CDS encoding leucine-rich repeat domain-containing protein, which yields MVSKCLKAITLKIYFLTIFFLSVFLFLHGSATATTADEDVEIYYETIKDEIREQIDADEKENITIEDMKNIKELDLSVLGILEEPEDIKDLSCLEYAKNLKKLEAPGYSIEDITPLQNLDNLKKLNLKNNKLNDLSPLKELDNLEVLKLRGNEIKDLSPLAELNNLRKLNINSNKIEDIGPLKNLSKLEELKLNDNNVKNLEPLRDLVNIKNLRFGGNEVSDIEPLKELTNIKELNFVLNEVNNLDALENMEKLEILLINSNEIIDVCPLGGEIEQNLEPLRGLKELRRINMRANLISNLSPLQELNNLEELNFDLNHVSDISPLKNLESLEVLTFEENYVDNISPLTNLQNLNRLNFCKNNVSDISPVEELTELDTLAFRNNKVTDISPVKSLEGLNNALNFKGNKVKDISPVENLEKVSYLKFNDNLVTDITPLKDLDNLRMLKLKKNYIDISMGSNNSSIIENFENDGVTVKYEPQNNKEDLDIEEKDMDRINRRLEDIEEIKNNPERIEQIRQKPLEDKVFVKGKQIDFDQPPVIEDGRTLIPVRAVSEELGAKVDYIGEENAILIEKKDVKIEMTLGEKEIYVNNSIKDLDVPAREQNGRTLVPLRFVSDMLKKPVKYHENTSEIDIGLDV from the coding sequence ATGGTAAGCAAATGTCTTAAAGCAATAACTTTAAAGATTTATTTTTTGACAATATTTTTTTTAAGTGTTTTTTTATTTTTACACGGTTCTGCTACTGCCACCACAGCAGATGAAGATGTTGAAATTTACTACGAGACTATAAAAGATGAAATCCGAGAGCAAATTGATGCAGATGAAAAAGAAAACATTACTATAGAAGATATGAAAAACATTAAGGAGTTAGATTTAAGTGTCCTTGGTATATTAGAAGAACCAGAGGATATTAAAGATTTATCCTGTCTTGAGTATGCCAAAAATTTAAAAAAGTTAGAGGCACCTGGGTATTCTATAGAAGATATAACTCCTTTACAAAATTTAGATAATTTAAAAAAATTGAATCTTAAAAACAATAAGTTAAATGATTTAAGTCCTCTAAAAGAACTAGACAATTTAGAAGTTTTGAAATTAAGAGGAAATGAAATAAAAGATTTAAGCCCTCTGGCAGAATTAAATAATCTTAGAAAATTAAATATTAATTCAAACAAAATAGAAGATATTGGGCCTTTAAAAAATTTAAGTAAATTAGAGGAATTAAAACTAAATGACAATAATGTTAAAAATCTAGAGCCTTTGCGGGACTTAGTAAACATTAAGAATTTAAGATTTGGTGGTAATGAGGTATCTGACATAGAACCATTAAAAGAATTAACAAATATAAAAGAGCTAAATTTTGTTTTAAATGAAGTCAATAATTTGGATGCGCTTGAAAACATGGAAAAATTAGAGATACTATTAATTAATTCCAACGAAATTATCGACGTATGCCCATTAGGAGGTGAAATAGAACAAAACTTAGAACCTTTAAGGGGGCTTAAAGAGCTGAGAAGAATTAATATGAGAGCTAATCTTATAAGTAATCTAAGCCCTTTACAAGAATTGAACAATCTTGAGGAACTTAATTTTGATCTAAATCATGTAAGTGATATTTCTCCTTTAAAAAACCTGGAAAGTCTTGAAGTGCTAACATTTGAAGAAAATTATGTAGATAATATAAGCCCTCTAACGAACCTCCAAAATCTGAATAGACTTAATTTTTGCAAAAACAATGTTTCAGATATTAGTCCTGTAGAAGAACTAACAGAATTAGATACATTAGCATTTAGAAACAATAAGGTCACTGATATATCCCCGGTAAAATCTTTAGAAGGGTTAAACAATGCTTTGAATTTTAAAGGCAATAAGGTGAAAGATATAAGTCCTGTAGAAAATCTAGAAAAAGTAAGTTACTTAAAGTTTAATGACAACCTTGTAACAGATATTACCCCTTTAAAAGATTTAGATAATCTTAGAATGCTGAAGTTAAAGAAAAATTACATCGATATAAGCATGGGATCTAATAATAGCTCAATAATTGAAAATTTTGAGAATGACGGTGTTACAGTTAAATATGAACCTCAAAATAACAAAGAAGATCTAGACATAGAAGAAAAAGACATGGACAGAATTAACAGGCGCCTTGAAGATATAGAAGAAATTAAAAATAATCCTGAAAGGATAGAACAGATTAGACAAAAGCCTTTAGAAGATAAAGTTTTTGTAAAAGGAAAGCAGATAGATTTCGATCAACCACCTGTTATTGAAGATGGAAGAACTTTAATTCCTGTTAGGGCTGTTTCAGAAGAACTAGGAGCCAAAGTAGATTACATAGGCGAGGAGAACGCGATCCTAATTGAAAAAAAAGATGTAAAAATTGAAATGACCCTTGGTGAAAAAGAAATTTACGTTAATAACAGTATTAAAGACCTGGATGTACCTGCTAGAGAACAAAATGGAAGAACCCTGGTGCCTTTGAGATTCGTTAGTGATATGCTGAAAAAACCTGTAAAATATCATGAAAATACTAGTGAAATTGATATTGGTTTGGATGTTTAA